The following are encoded in a window of Rosa chinensis cultivar Old Blush chromosome 4, RchiOBHm-V2, whole genome shotgun sequence genomic DNA:
- the LOC112198607 gene encoding pentatricopeptide repeat-containing protein At3g22690, which translates to MGLEEEMFIGNSLIRFCADCGDLDYDRKVFDEMLGRNNVSRTSLSCGYGRMNMSVEAVSLFSEVVIASLGFRGEMLQQGLRPDKITMLSAISACAQISDSLSGTCCHGYFLGNGLEGWDTLEVQLRCSINGKKICFCLDCSHWTALMLQEINSRLRDAGHVPDLDNVLLDVDEKEKEYLLSRHS; encoded by the coding sequence ATGGGTTTGGAGGAAGAAATGTTTATTGGGAATTCTTTGATTCGTTTCTGTGCGGACTGTGGGGACTTGGATTATGACCggaaggtgtttgatgaaatgcttgGGAGAAATAACGTGTCGCGGACTAGTTTGAGTTGTGGTTATGGTAGGATGAATATGTCAGTGGAGgctgtttctttgttttctgaggTGGTGATTGccagtttagggtttaggggtgaAATGCTACAACAGGGCCTCAGACCCGACAAGATTACCATGCTATCTGCAATTTCAGCTTGTGCACAAATAAGTGATTCTCTCTCTGGAACGTGTTGCCATGGTTATTTTCTAGGGAATGGACTAGAAGGTTGGGATACCCTCGAAGTGCAATTAAGGTGTTCAATAAATGGCAAGAAGATATGTTTCTGCTTGGACTGCAGCCATTGGACTGCGTTGATGTTGCAAGAAATAAACAGCAGACTCAGAGATGCTGGCCACGTTCCTGATTTGGACAATGTCCTGCTTGATGTTGATGAGAAGGAGAAAGAGTACTTGCTCAGTCGACATAGCTAG
- the LOC112198608 gene encoding probable disease resistance protein RPP1: MGAWWNRKYHNIAKDVFNSIHREFESSCFLADVRSSAIVQMQKTLLSDILRDSTLKVSNVDKGAGKEVDRVKPILEACYDMKSVTGIAQLQEKALIRIDGDMIWMHDLIDRRNGCSKLAELHRCVTGGINESPATVQNFSSLTSMDLRGCKSLIELPNFTGIPNLIELKLDDCESLVEVHRSVGFLDKLVTLSLKSCCNLVKLPTEFSLKSLLAMDLSDCTRLEEFPKIIGKMDSLGVLILSFTLVKELHPSIENLIGLNELHLHHCKNLTTLPFISIYGLQNLEILNVSGCSKLVTFPIKASISSHDDSGSLSLPKLHEFKINGCNLSTSDFIGTLDCLETITVLDLSSNNFVSVPTLGKFVNLAN; this comes from the exons ATGGGGGCCTGGTGGAATAGGAAATACCACAATATTGCGAAAGATGTGTTTAATTCAATTCACCGTGAGTTTGAAAGTAGTTGTTTCTTGGCGGATGTTAGATCAAGTGCCATTGTCCAAATGCAAAAGACACTTTTGTCTGATATTTTAAGGGACTCAACTTTGAAGGTGAGCAATGTTGATAAAGGAGCCG GTAAGGAAGTAGATCGTGTGAAACCGATACTAGAAGCTTGCTATGATATGAAATCAGTGACTGGTATTGCCCAACTCCAAGAAAAAGCCTTGATAAGAATTGACGGAGATATGATTTGGATGCATGACTTAATTGATAGAAGAAATGG GTGCTCAAAATTGGCAGAGCTGCATCGTTGTGTCACCGGAGGTATCAACGAGTCGCCGGCTACTGTGCAG AATTTTTCAAGCTTAACATCTATGGATTTAAGAGGTTGTAAATCCCTCATAGAGCTTCCGAACTTCACCGGAATACCCAACTTAATAGAGCTGAAGTTAGATGACTGTGAAAGTTTAGTTGAGGTTCATCGTTCTGTTGGATTCCTAGATAAGCTTGTGACCTTAAGTCTTAAAAGCTGCTGTAACCTAGTTAAGTTGCCAACCGAATTTAGCTTGAAATCTCTCCTTGCTATGGATCTTAGTGATTGCACTAGGCTAGaggaatttccaaaaattattgGAAAGATGGATTCTTTAGGAGTGTTGATCCTATCATTCACTCTCGTTAAAGAATTGCATCCGTCAATTGAAAATCTCATTGGGCTTAATGAGTTGCACCTACATCATTGTAAAAATCTTACGACTCTACCATTCATCAGCATTTATGGGTTGCAAAATTTAGAGATTCTAAATGTGAGTGGATGCTCAAAACTTGTTACATTTCCAATAAAAGCAAGTATTTCATCACATGATGACAGTGGCTCACTATCGCTTCCCAAGCTACATGAATTCAAAATCAACGGATGTAATTTATCAACTTCTGATTTCATTGGGACTCTTGATTGCCTGGAAACAATAACCGTACTTGATCTCTCAAGTAACAACTTTGTTAGTGTTCCTACACTTGGCAAATTTGTCAACTTAGCAAATTAA
- the LOC112197766 gene encoding homocysteine S-methyltransferase 3: MSDFLEKCGGCAVLDGGFATELERHGADLNDLLWSAKCLVSSPHLVRRVHLDYLDAGANIIITASYQATIQGFEAKGFSKEEAKALLRKSVEIAIEAREIYYDKCTKGSWDFVDTGKPSRHPVLVAASVGSYGAYLADGSDYSGNHGDAVTLETLKDFHRERVQILANSGADLIAFETTPNKLEAKAYAELLEEEAIDIPAWFTFASKDVINVVSGDSIFECASIANACKQVVAVGINCTPPSYIQGLISSIRKVTSKPIVIYPNSGETYDGQSKQWIVSVLLYEYTFAEIVIEKWREAGASLFGGCCRTTPNTIRAISKALSNKSSAVNGA; the protein is encoded by the exons ATGAGCGATTTTCTGGAGAAGTGCGGTGGCTGTGCCGTTCTGGACGGCGGGTTTGCGACGGAGCTGGAACGACATGGAGCTGATCTCAACGACCTTCTCTGGAGCGCCAAATGCCTCGTCAGTTCTCCTCACCTCGTCCGAAGG GTGCATTTGGACTACCTTGATGCTGGAGCAAACATCATAATAACCGCATCTTATCAG GCCACTATTCAGGGTTTTGAGGCCAAAGGTTTCTCCAAGGAAGAAGCCAAAGCCCTGCTCAGGAAAAGTGTAGAAATTGCAATCGAGGCAAGAGAAATTTATTATGACAAATGCACCAAAGGTTCTTGGGATTTTGTGGATACAGGAAAGCCATCGAGACATCCAGTTCTAGTTGCAGCATCTGTGGGAAGCTATGGAGCCTATTTGGCTGATGGTTCCGACTATA GTGGCAACCATGGAGATGCAGTAACTCTAGAAACATTGAAAGATTTCCACAGGGAAAGGGTTCAGATTCTGGCCAACTCTGGTGCTGATCTAATTGCATTTGAGACAACTCCGAATAAGCTAGAGGCGAAG GCATATGCTGAACTTCTTGAGGAAGAAGCAATAGATATTCCAGCATGGTTTACTTTTGCTTCTAAAGATGTAATCAATGTGGTGAGTGGTGATTCCATCTTTGAGTGTGCCTCAATTGCTAATGCATGCAAGCAAGTTGTTGCTGTTGGAATCAACTGCACACCACCTAGTTATATCCAGGGGTTGATTTCGTCTATTCGAAAG GTAACAAGCAAACCAATAGTGATATACCCCAACAGTGGTGAGACCTATGATGGTCAGAGCAAGCAATGGATTGTAAGTGTCCTCCTATATGAATACACA TTTGCAGAAATAGTCATAGAGAAGTGGCGTGAGGCTGGGGCTTCCCTGTTTGGAGGCTGCTGCAGAACAACTCCAAATACCATAAGGGCAATATCTAAGGCTCTTTCTAACAAGTCTTCTGCGGTTAACGGCGCCTAG